The Coccidioides posadasii str. Silveira chromosome 3, complete sequence genome contains a region encoding:
- a CDS encoding uncharacterized protein (BUSCO:396842at4751~EggNog:ENOG410PGDN~COG:Q~BUSCO:11801at33183) yields MSRPEDSLPPDLYYNDAESRKYTSSSRIQNIQSEMTHRALELLELHSPSLILDIGCGSGLSGEILSSVPPSQGGPHTWIGMDISPSMLDIALQREVDGDLFLADMGQGIPFRPGTFDAAISISAIQWLCNAETTDVSPEGRLRRFFDGLYASLRRGARAVCQFYPKNDAQRNMISAAAMKAGFGAGILEDDPGTKNGKLYLVLTVGGGGLQGDITGVVKGMDDVEVVDARRKSQNLRKGANPADVKGSKAWILRKKEQMARKGKVVKASSKYTGRKRRPVF; encoded by the exons ATGTCGAGACCCGAAGACTCGTT GCCCCCCGATCTGTATTACAATGACGCCGAATCACGGAAATACACATCGTCCTCGCGGATTCAAAATATCCAGTCGGAAATGACACACCGTGCACTAGAACTCTTAGAACTTCACTCTCCTTCGCTCATCCTTGATATCGGATGTGGCTCTGGCCTGTCCGGTGAAATATTATCATCTGTGCCCCCGTCCCAGGGCGGCCCCCACACATGGATCGGAATGGACATCTCACCTAGCATGCTCGACATTGCACTTCAAAGAGAGGTCGATGGAGATCTTTTTCTGGCCGACATGGGACAAGGGATCCCTTTTCGCCCAGGAACGTTTGATGCTGCTATCAGTATTAGCGCCATACAGTGGTTGTGCAACGCCGAAACGACAGATGTCAGTCCTGAAGGTCGCCTGCGTCGATTTTTCGACGGCCTGTATGCTAGCTTGCGCCGTGGAGCCCGTGCTGTTTGTCAGTTTTATCCTAAGAATGATGCGCAACGCAACATGATCAGTGCGGCGGCGATGAAAGCCGGGTTCGGTGCTGGTATTTTGGAAGATGACCCTGGAACGAAAAACGGTAAATTATATCTGGTACTGACAGTTGGAGGCGGCGGGCTACAAGGGGATATTACAGGCGTTGTGAAAGGCATGGACGACGTAGAGGTTGTTGATGCAAGAAGGAAATCTCAAAATCTGCGGAAGGGAGCGAACCCAGCAGATGTCAAAGGGAGCAAGGCATGGATATTGCGAAAGAAGGAACAAATGGCGAGAAAGGGCAAGGTTGTGAAGGCGAGTTCGAAGTATACCGGAAGAAAGAGGCGCCCCGTTTTTTGA
- the SVP26 gene encoding erv26 superfamily protein (EggNog:ENOG410PN1G~COG:I,T~TransMembrane:3 (o6-30i51-75o95-112i)~BUSCO:13186at33183), translating into MWVLPLVGYLGVIVGFCFLTLAIASGLYYLSELVEEHTVLARRVLSRLIHTVIALHVLLWLIDGLPISLTFLSIVSHLVYASNLRRFPVVKLSDPLFILSCLLVGLNHWVWFRHFSDPATLQTKYSRSSSHSASFSTGGQHYGAGSDLPSFTEIASYFGLCVWLVPFSLFVSLSAGENVLPTTGSGYASGPSIGADGSSTSPLGGSGNEKKSKSKAMAKALVDGARGWVSETGELMGFWGGQKARRF; encoded by the exons ATGTGGGTGCTACCCCTTGTCGGCTACTTAGGGGTGATAGTAGGCTTTTGCTTTCTCACTCTAGCAATTG CCTCCGGATTATACTATCTCTCCGAGCTTGTAGAAGAACACACGGTGCTTGCCCGGCGCGTTCTGTCGCGGCTTATCCACACAGTCATTGCTCTCCACGTACTACTATGGCTTATCGACGGGCTACCCATCTCCCTTACCTTCCTCAGTATAGTTTCACACCTCGTATATGCTAGCAATCTCCGACGCTTCCCAGTCGTCAAGCTCTCAGACCCGCTCTTCATCCTCTCCTGTCTCCTCGTCGGCTTGAATCACTGGGTGTGGTTCCGCCACTTTTCTGATCCCGCCACCTTGCAAACTAAATACAGTCGGTCATCCTCTCACTCAGCGTCCTTTTCAACAGGCGGACAGCACTATGGAGCAGGCTCCGACCTCCCGTCATTTACAGAGATAGCCTCATATTTTGGCCTTTGTGTGTGGCTCGTCCCCTTCTCGCTATTCGTGAGCTTGAGTGCGGGCGAGAACGTCTTGCCCACTACAGGCTCAGGGTATGCTTCAGGTCCCTCCATCGGCGCAGACGGGTCTTCGACCTCGCCTCTAGGGGGCTCTGGCAACGAAAAGAAGAGCAAGAGCAAGGCAATGGCAAAAGCTTTGGTGGATGGAGCGCGAGGCTGGGTGTCTGAAACGGGTGAGCTGATGGGATTCTGGGGGGGCCAGAAGGCAAGGCGATTTTGA